A DNA window from Actinomadura coerulea contains the following coding sequences:
- a CDS encoding NYN domain-containing protein: MDRCALFVDAGYLLADGAMAVHGTRHRETVSWDFGGLLQLLGNLARERTGMPLLRCYWYEATVEGRRSPEHDALADLPGLKLRLGRIRPGRREGVDTEIHRDLMTLARNDALADAVLVSGDEDLAQVVADAQDLGVRVTVVHVAVDGNWTISRVLRQECDDLIEIGSGHLRPYVNLLTGVDGGSSLGTSPLSNGHGGTNGHASSLGPLQSTAGNGPPPASPLSIPPATPAPSPVPAPAPAPHPAVRDLGPAMTGGLGGGSSPAGGPGLGTGPVPLPGGTGGGLAGSSYGTGGLPLPPNPAPAGPSSTQAPSPPAPPPSPSPQYTSSPIPAPSPPPPPQTLQPQPAPSGGQHGPYTGPQQISPVPVQQTPTLSDAVKAAHQEGQDFGESVARDAPALWLEAVLARKPRMPSDLEARLLQGSSLPIDFLLHDEVRHALRRGFWDALERSRR, from the coding sequence ATGGATCGCTGCGCGCTGTTCGTGGACGCCGGCTACCTGCTGGCGGACGGTGCCATGGCGGTACACGGCACGCGCCATCGCGAGACCGTCTCGTGGGACTTCGGCGGCCTCCTGCAGCTCCTCGGCAACCTCGCCAGAGAGCGCACCGGCATGCCGCTGCTGCGCTGCTACTGGTACGAGGCGACGGTCGAGGGGCGCCGCAGCCCCGAGCACGACGCGCTCGCCGACCTGCCCGGCCTCAAGCTGCGGCTCGGCCGGATCCGCCCCGGCCGCCGCGAGGGCGTCGACACCGAGATCCACCGCGACCTGATGACCCTGGCCCGCAACGACGCTCTCGCCGACGCCGTCCTGGTCAGCGGCGACGAGGACCTCGCCCAGGTCGTCGCGGACGCCCAGGACCTCGGCGTCCGCGTCACGGTCGTGCACGTCGCCGTCGACGGCAACTGGACGATCTCCCGGGTGCTGCGCCAGGAGTGCGACGACCTCATCGAGATCGGCTCCGGCCACCTGCGCCCCTACGTCAACCTGCTCACCGGCGTCGACGGGGGCTCCTCGCTCGGGACGAGCCCGCTGTCCAACGGGCACGGCGGCACGAACGGGCACGCCTCCTCGCTCGGCCCGCTCCAGAGCACCGCCGGCAACGGGCCGCCGCCCGCGTCCCCGCTGAGCATCCCGCCCGCGACCCCCGCCCCGTCGCCGGTCCCGGCGCCGGCCCCGGCGCCGCATCCGGCCGTCCGCGACCTCGGCCCGGCCATGACCGGCGGGCTCGGCGGGGGATCCTCCCCGGCCGGCGGCCCCGGCCTCGGCACCGGCCCGGTGCCGCTCCCCGGCGGAACGGGCGGCGGGCTCGCCGGATCGTCCTACGGCACCGGAGGGCTGCCGCTCCCGCCCAATCCCGCCCCGGCAGGGCCGTCCTCGACGCAGGCCCCGTCCCCGCCCGCGCCGCCGCCGAGCCCCAGCCCGCAGTACACCTCGTCCCCCATCCCGGCGCCCTCCCCGCCGCCTCCCCCGCAGACCCTCCAGCCGCAGCCGGCGCCGTCCGGCGGCCAGCACGGCCCCTACACCGGCCCGCAGCAGATCTCCCCCGTCCCGGTGCAGCAGACGCCGACCCTCTCGGACGCCGTCAAGGCCGCCCACCAGGAAGGCCAGGACTTCGGCGAGTCCGTCGCCCGCGACGCCCCGGCGCTGTGGCTGGAGGCCGTCCTCGCCCGCAAGCCGCGCATGCCGTCCGACCTTGAGGCCCGGCTCCTCCAGGGCTCCTCGCTGCCCATAGACTTCCTCCTGCACGACGAGGTCCGCCACGCCCTGCGCCGCGGCTTCTGGGACGCGCTGGAGCGTTCACGCAGGTGA
- a CDS encoding alkaline phosphatase D family protein, which produces MTALVLGPHLRHVSHRTATIWVETDRPCEVRVVNRKQGVDAAARTFTAHGHHYAVVEIDGLSPGARIPYEVVADGETVWPEAGAGFPASHIRTLREHGELRISFGSCRRSPGTVEEYGHDALTAFADRLRTGGDDAVWPDVLLMVGDQVYADELTPEMREFIGGRRAPGAPPDDEVADYEDYTQLYKLAWHDDPAVRWLLSTVPTFTIFDDHDIRDDWNTSYTWRREMWAQPWWKARITGGIGSYWIYQHLGNMSPQDRASDPVFEAVRAASDETGDAGAVLDAFAEKADKQPETMRWSYAHDWAGTRLIVVDSRCSRLLTADRRGMLDDEEFDWLDGQCQGGVDHLLIASSLPYLLPMAIHHAESWNEAMAEGAWGRRGAAAGEKIRQAADLEHWAAFEKSFRAVAAGVVAVGRGERGPAPASISFLSGDIHYSYLARITEPATRSKITQIVCSPLRNPLEGKFRWANRIACSRAAGRPFRVLAKLAKVPAPPIRWRMTNGPWFDNAIATVELSGRDCGVRWETPGTSGTMSDMGRAEIT; this is translated from the coding sequence ATGACCGCTTTGGTACTCGGCCCCCACCTCCGGCACGTGAGTCACCGCACCGCGACGATCTGGGTGGAGACCGATCGTCCGTGCGAGGTCAGGGTCGTCAACCGGAAGCAGGGCGTGGACGCCGCCGCCCGCACCTTCACGGCGCACGGCCACCACTACGCCGTCGTCGAGATCGACGGACTCTCCCCGGGGGCGCGGATCCCGTACGAGGTGGTCGCGGACGGCGAGACCGTCTGGCCCGAGGCCGGCGCCGGCTTCCCCGCCTCCCACATCAGGACGCTGCGCGAGCACGGCGAGCTGCGCATCTCCTTCGGCTCCTGCCGCCGCTCGCCCGGAACGGTGGAGGAGTACGGGCACGACGCCCTCACCGCGTTCGCCGACAGGCTCCGGACCGGCGGGGACGACGCCGTCTGGCCGGACGTCCTGCTCATGGTCGGCGACCAGGTGTACGCCGACGAACTGACCCCCGAGATGCGCGAGTTCATCGGCGGCCGCCGGGCCCCGGGCGCGCCGCCGGACGACGAGGTCGCCGACTACGAGGACTACACCCAGCTCTACAAGCTCGCCTGGCACGACGACCCGGCCGTCCGGTGGCTGCTGTCCACCGTCCCCACGTTCACGATCTTCGACGACCACGACATCCGCGACGACTGGAACACCTCGTACACCTGGCGGCGGGAGATGTGGGCCCAGCCCTGGTGGAAGGCGCGCATCACGGGCGGCATCGGGTCGTACTGGATCTACCAGCACCTCGGGAACATGTCGCCTCAGGACCGGGCGTCCGACCCCGTCTTCGAGGCCGTCCGGGCCGCCTCCGACGAGACCGGCGACGCGGGCGCCGTCCTGGACGCGTTCGCCGAGAAGGCCGACAAGCAGCCCGAGACCATGCGCTGGAGCTACGCCCACGACTGGGCCGGCACGCGCCTGATCGTCGTCGACAGCCGGTGCTCCCGCCTCCTCACGGCCGACCGGCGCGGCATGCTCGACGACGAGGAGTTCGACTGGCTGGACGGCCAGTGCCAGGGCGGCGTGGACCACCTGCTCATCGCCAGCTCGCTCCCCTACCTGCTGCCCATGGCCATCCACCACGCCGAGTCGTGGAACGAGGCCATGGCCGAGGGCGCGTGGGGCAGGCGGGGCGCGGCCGCCGGCGAGAAGATCCGCCAGGCCGCCGACCTGGAGCACTGGGCCGCGTTCGAGAAGTCGTTCCGCGCCGTCGCCGCCGGCGTCGTCGCCGTCGGCCGGGGGGAGCGCGGCCCGGCGCCGGCGAGCATCTCGTTCCTGTCCGGCGACATCCACTACTCCTACCTGGCGCGGATCACCGAGCCCGCCACCCGGTCGAAGATCACCCAGATCGTCTGCTCGCCCCTGCGCAACCCGCTGGAGGGCAAGTTCCGGTGGGCGAACCGCATCGCCTGCTCGCGCGCCGCCGGACGGCCGTTCCGCGTCCTGGCGAAGCTGGCGAAGGTGCCCGCCCCGCCGATCCGGTGGCGGATGACGAACGGCCCCTGGTTCGACAACGCCATCGCCACCGTCGAGCTGTCCGGAAGGGACTGCGGCGTGCGGTGGGAGACGCCGGGGACCAGCGGCACGATGTCCGACATGGGCCGCGCCGAGATCACCTGA
- a CDS encoding sigma-70 family RNA polymerase sigma factor: MEPGDDVTAPGGAEPSDAALISRIREGDDAAFGTLYERHLPAARGLAGHLAGRDAAEDAVQDAFAKVLSVLRRGGGPDSGFRPYLLTAVRRTVYDRQRADRRVHHTDDIEAYEVGEPFDDPAVEALERSMVARAFLSLPERWQTVLWHTEVEDGRPADVAPILGLTANGAAALAYRAREGLRQAYLQMHLDGLRPGDACRPVLDKLGAYVRDALPGRDSRRVGRHLDGCKRCKGLYGELAQVNTALRDHIGPLVLGSASTAYLASKGGLFLWVRLLPRGQQQVLAGAVAAATGAMALGLVLVSDDQSAPAPRTPPSAAEPVAPPAVRPPAARPPAARPPVARPPAKKQDPVRPAAAEPRVRPPHPAPRPRVAPPHVKKPSAPAPAPSRPTERPGGLLVHIQVRVPLLSAEVRVHLGIDTPSGEIRSIRHRAIRHRAASSGEAHGHGRHPGLKRGSRARLD, from the coding sequence ATGGAGCCAGGGGACGATGTGACGGCGCCCGGCGGGGCCGAGCCGAGCGACGCCGCGCTCATCTCCCGGATCCGCGAGGGGGACGACGCCGCCTTCGGAACGCTCTACGAGCGGCACCTGCCCGCCGCACGCGGGCTCGCCGGCCACCTGGCCGGGCGCGACGCCGCCGAGGACGCCGTCCAGGACGCGTTCGCCAAGGTCCTCTCCGTGCTCAGGCGGGGCGGCGGGCCCGACTCCGGGTTCCGCCCCTACCTGCTCACGGCCGTGCGGCGGACGGTCTACGACCGGCAGCGCGCTGACCGGCGCGTCCACCACACCGACGACATCGAGGCGTACGAGGTCGGGGAGCCCTTCGACGATCCCGCGGTCGAGGCGCTGGAACGGTCGATGGTCGCGCGGGCGTTCCTGTCGCTGCCCGAGCGGTGGCAGACCGTCCTCTGGCACACCGAGGTCGAGGACGGGAGGCCCGCCGACGTCGCCCCGATCCTCGGGTTGACCGCGAACGGCGCCGCCGCGCTCGCCTACCGGGCCCGCGAGGGGCTGCGGCAGGCCTACCTCCAGATGCACCTGGACGGCCTCCGCCCCGGCGACGCGTGCCGTCCCGTCCTGGACAAGCTCGGCGCCTACGTCCGCGACGCGCTGCCGGGCCGCGACTCCCGCAGGGTCGGGCGCCATCTGGACGGCTGCAAGCGCTGCAAGGGCCTCTACGGGGAACTGGCGCAGGTGAACACGGCACTGCGCGACCACATCGGGCCGCTCGTGCTGGGCTCGGCGAGCACCGCCTACCTGGCGTCCAAGGGCGGCCTCTTCCTGTGGGTGCGGCTCCTGCCCCGGGGGCAGCAGCAGGTGCTCGCCGGGGCCGTGGCGGCCGCCACCGGGGCGATGGCGCTCGGCCTGGTGCTCGTGTCCGACGACCAGTCGGCCCCCGCGCCTCGCACGCCGCCGTCCGCCGCCGAGCCGGTCGCCCCGCCCGCCGTCCGGCCGCCCGCCGCGAGGCCGCCCGCGGCCAGGCCGCCGGTCGCGAGGCCGCCGGCGAAGAAGCAGGACCCCGTCCGCCCGGCGGCGGCCGAACCGCGGGTCAGGCCGCCTCACCCGGCTCCGAGGCCTCGGGTGGCACCACCGCACGTGAAGAAGCCCTCCGCGCCCGCCCCGGCCCCGTCCCGTCCCACCGAGCGCCCTGGAGGCCTGCTGGTCCACATCCAAGTGCGGGTACCGCTGCTGTCGGCCGAGGTCCGCGTCCACCTGGGCATCGACACGCCGAGCGGCGAGATCCGCTCCATACGGCACCGCGCCATACGGCACCGCGCCGCCTCCTCCGGCGAGGCCCACGGTCACGGCCGCCATCCGGGGTTGAAGCGAGGGTCGCGGGCTCGCCTGGACTGA
- a CDS encoding NAD-dependent epimerase/dehydratase family protein: MRLLMLGGTEFVGRAITEGALARGWDVTVFHRGRHEPPQGVVSLHGDRTAEGGLKALEDGEWDAVVDTWSGAPFVVRNAARLLDGRVTRYAYISSRSVYRYPEPSGRGEEAEVVDGSPDDGDVDYAAAKRGGELAALDVYGDNALLVRAGLILGPYENIGRLPWWLTRMARGGDVLAPGPRDAGLQYIDVRDLATWTLDAVEHGLGGPYDLVSPPDHTTMEELLQACADVTGSRANLVWTAPEAILEAGIEPWTDLPVWLPPGEAYDTLHRGNVAKALSAGLRCRPVQETVADTWAWLRSIGGTAPQRPDRPVVGLPPEKEHEVLGSR, encoded by the coding sequence ATGAGGCTTCTGATGCTGGGCGGGACGGAGTTCGTCGGACGGGCCATCACCGAAGGGGCTCTCGCCCGCGGCTGGGACGTCACGGTCTTCCACAGGGGCCGCCATGAGCCGCCCCAGGGAGTCGTGTCGTTGCACGGCGACCGCACCGCAGAGGGCGGCCTCAAGGCACTTGAAGACGGGGAATGGGACGCCGTCGTCGACACCTGGTCCGGCGCACCGTTCGTCGTCCGGAATGCAGCGCGCCTGCTCGACGGACGTGTCACGCGGTACGCCTACATCTCCAGCCGTTCGGTTTACCGGTATCCGGAACCGTCCGGGCGCGGCGAAGAAGCCGAGGTGGTGGACGGTTCCCCGGACGACGGCGATGTCGACTACGCGGCGGCGAAGCGCGGGGGCGAACTCGCGGCACTCGACGTGTACGGGGACAACGCCCTCCTGGTGCGGGCGGGCCTCATCCTGGGCCCGTACGAGAACATCGGGCGGCTTCCCTGGTGGCTGACGCGCATGGCACGGGGCGGCGACGTCCTGGCGCCCGGCCCGCGCGACGCCGGCCTCCAGTACATCGACGTGCGGGACCTCGCCACCTGGACTCTGGACGCCGTCGAGCACGGACTCGGCGGGCCCTACGACCTGGTCAGCCCACCCGACCACACGACGATGGAAGAGCTGCTCCAGGCCTGCGCCGACGTCACGGGATCGCGGGCGAATCTCGTCTGGACGGCCCCGGAAGCGATCCTGGAAGCGGGCATCGAGCCGTGGACCGACCTTCCTGTCTGGCTCCCACCCGGCGAGGCCTACGACACCCTGCACCGGGGGAACGTCGCCAAGGCCCTTTCCGCCGGGCTGCGTTGCAGGCCCGTCCAGGAGACGGTCGCGGACACCTGGGCCTGGCTCCGGTCGATAGGCGGCACCGCTCCGCAGCGTCCCGACCGTCCCGTGGTCGGCCTGCCCCCTGAGAAGGAGCACGAGGTCCTGGGCTCCCGCTGA